A stretch of the Lolium perenne isolate Kyuss_39 chromosome 3, Kyuss_2.0, whole genome shotgun sequence genome encodes the following:
- the LOC127338286 gene encoding uncharacterized protein: protein MAKPLQEVYFVFMNLDPVYERLRADRSKQGSATLDAYLSQKHDKLLAKLLPPDTYCKKSSLAIVDGFAVEITDAQATVLRSAKEVRVVEKNQELA from the exons ATGGCGAAGCCGCTGCAGGAGGTGTACTTCGTGTTCATGAACTTGGACCCCGTCTACGAGCGCCTAAGAGCCGATCG GTCGAAGCAGGGATCGGCAACGCTGGACGCGTACCTGAGCCAGAAGCACGATAAGCTGCTCGCCAAGCTCCTCCCGCCGGACACCTACTGCAAGAAGTCCTCGCTCGCCATCGTCGATGGGTTCGCCGTCGAGATCACTGACGCTCAG GCAACCGTGCTGAGGTCCGCAAAGGAGGTGAGGGTGGTGGAGAAGAACCAGGAGCTTGCCTGA